The proteins below come from a single Vidua chalybeata isolate OUT-0048 chromosome 1, bVidCha1 merged haplotype, whole genome shotgun sequence genomic window:
- the HHLA1 gene encoding HERV-H LTR-associating protein 1, translating to MHSCFLVPSCTPFLAELPAKSLDLAAINLTELVNGMLSTALRGTKKLFSLLSITSYSSFAFHKVSVTIYNISNAKNIDPGKFPMHYCYCLNNGTNDLTDFTALLVDIIGNSTSYLTEIFKSTSILSVRQSNDSDCIYICVIAGQTGKNLSDFLEILDKTPVINYTFSSNTSSDLDLDSIFSSFVKLQEDPNKTLDSSAEYVWTFKSTRIPLTQKGGGIPTTKFPLWPKTVGAKGSWFPSPHVDAPRPQGMARPPLSPGGSLAPSPALQPSPTDTSMFWMQTVSPQEASKLMQTEPDLPSTVLSLPPSYRPGVTLKLYSATRCPQAMLREPRVTSPPVTLMVQKISPCVMELCRFFQLCLCVGQRRYSRKEAMRYCVEYYSWFVKNASYVCERAKRVAYSHSKYIFTSYLYISTYLVMKI from the exons ATGCACAGCTGTTTCCTTGTGCCTTCATGCACCCCTTTtcttgcagagctgcctgcaaagTCCCTGGACCTGGCTGCTATTAACCTGACAGAGCTGGTGAACGGGATGCTGAGCACTGCACTCAGAG GTACCAAGAAACTCTTCTCTTTGCTGAGCATCACCTCTTACAGCTCGTTTGCCTTCCACAAAGTGTCAGTCACCATTTACAACA TCTCTAATGCAAAAAATATCGACCCTGGCAAGTTCCCTATGCACTACTGCTACTGTTTGAATAATGGGACAAATGACTTGACAG ATTTTACAGCTCTACTTGTTGATATCATTGGAAACTCCACCAGTTATCTCACAGAAATTTTCAAATCCACTTCTATTCTCTCAG tgCGTCAGAGCAATGACTCTGATTGTATCTACATCTGTGTGATAGCAGGACAGACAG GGAAaaatctttctgattttttggaAATACTAGATAAGACTCCTGTTATTAATTACACATTTTCCAGTAACACATCATCTGACCTGG ACCTAGATTCAATTTTCTCAAGTTTCGTGAAATTGCAGGAAGACCCAAACAAGACACTGGATTCATCAGCAGAATATGTGTGGACATTTAAAT CTACCAGGATCCCTCTCACCCAGAAAGGAGGGGGAATCCCCACCACGAAGTTCCCTCTGTGGCCAAAGACAGTTGGAGCCAAAGGATCGTGGTTTCCATCACCCCATGTGGATGCTCCCAGGCCCCAGGGCATGGCCAGACCCCCTCTGAGCCCTGGGGGGAGCTTGGCCCCAtcaccagccctgcagcccagcccca CTGACACGTCCATGTTTTGGATGCAGACAGTGTCTCCACAAGAAGCCAGCAAACTGATGCAAACAGAGCCAG ATTTGCCTTCCACAGTACTGTCTCTGCCACCTTCCTACCGACCTGGTGTCACACTGAAACTTTACTCAGCTACCA GGTGCCCACAGGCGATGCTCAGAGAGCCCCGTGTGACCTCACCTCCTGTCACCCTCATGGTGCAGAAGATCAGCCCCTGTGTGATGGAGCTCTGTAGGTTCTTtcagctgtgcctctgtgtAGGTCAGAGAAGATATTCCAGAAAGGAAGCCATGAG ATACTGTGTTGAATACTATTCCTGGTTTGTGAAAAATGCAAGTTATGTCTGCGAAAGAGCCAAAAGAGTTGCTTACTCCCACAGTAAGTACATTTTCACTTCATATCTCTATATCTCTACATACTTAGTTATGAAGATATAA